Part of the Pieris brassicae chromosome 11, ilPieBrab1.1, whole genome shotgun sequence genome, AAGTAATTGGAGAGGGAATTGATTTCTCATCTGCTTCATTAATGAAACCTAATGATATTACGGACTTGCTAACGGTTGCAGAAAGTTTTGTTGTTAAAGGATAAAACTCTTCAGGCCATGTTTCGTCTACATTatctaattaaacattatacaatttaacaatGCAGTTTAAACATTCTTAATAAGTACATTTTAATGATGTTGATATAAATAAGTGTTTTGACTCACATAGAAGGTGTGTATTTGGAGGGGAAAAATTAATGTGTTTAAAGTAGTTTCTTTGAGAGCTTGATGAAAGTTTTTTGTGCAAAAAGCTGGcttcatttttattgtacctataattcataataaatttaatttaaaatgtgaaatttcaatatatatttttttataacctacataaaagtttataaacatCTTACTTGGAATCACCGTCTATTGACCGTTGTTCGTTTCCTGAAATTTAAACGTTATTTATCAATTactaaagaatttatttaaataaattttaaaagcacGGACAAGTAAAAATCCTATCGACTCAATTTcactatacatataattacCGATATTGGTATCagaaaatttaacttttttaaaactatcttCGGACCATTCATATGAATCTTTTAGTtctaattgaatattttctgtaCTGACATTTGTATCTAATCCATATTCGATAGATggttttatttcagatactgTGAGCTGATTCAAAGCGTCGTCCTCTTGTATTTGTTCTGTTTGAGTGTTTTCGGGACTTtccattaattgtattttttctctaATAGTAACGCTTTCTTGGTTTCCACTATTGTTACTTTCTTTTATGATATCATTATCTGCACCGTGAGTACTTGTATCTTTGGGTACTATTTCGTAGTAAGTTTGgttgtcaaaataattttgttcgTCTGTATTTTTAGTTAGTGCTCCGTTTTCTAATTTGCTAGTTTTGCTTTCTGTTGCATCTAACTCATTTTCGATATGTGGTTTAGTTTCAGATACTGTGAGCTGATTCAAAGCGTCGTCCTCTTGTATTGGTTCTGTTTGAGTGTTTTCGGCACTttcaattaattgtattttttctctaATAGTAATGCTTTCTTTGTTTTCACTGTTGTTACTTTCGTTTTTGACATCATTATCTGCATCGTGAGTACTTGTATCTTTGGGTATTATATCGTAGTAATTTTGGTTGTTAAAATCATTTTGTGCGTCTGTATTTTTGGTTTGTGCTCTGTTTTCTAAATTGCTAGTATTGCTTTCTGGTGTATCATTAGAGAAGTCATTCACAGAATCAGCTTGTtctaaaataatcattttaggTAAATGGCTACCAGTCATGTCTATTGTATTTCTTTCACcatctgtttttatttcatcttttatatttatttcctctTTATCGATGGCTATGACTTCTGATACTATCTTATCAAGAAGATTTTGAACAAAACCATTTATTTGATTGTCATATCTACATATGCTGTCAATTATATCCAATAGAATAACATCTAtcatattgattttatattcatttgtatTTGAAGTTATGTTGTTTATGTCATCGTAAAAGCTAGTTTTTTCTTCTTTGTTTAATGATAAACGTGATATATTGCTGACAATTGAATGGAAGCTAATGGTTCGCGATGGATATTTCTCTTCTACGTACGATATGCTTTCAGATTTGCAATTCTCCTGAAAATAACATGATTTAATATATGACATAAACATTGGTACTTTTACTTCATTACAAAGACTTACTACTACTGCTTCAATCAGATCATCGATTATATCCCATACATGACCCTCCTTTTCTTCtaaatctgaaaataaaatttagtttattattatttttgaatattttcagcagattttaactattaattttaactgcCTTCAAAGTCATccatcattaaattaatatccgACTCGTCAAGAACACTCGCAATCCAAACAGTCAcctggaaaattaaaaaataggaCTTACGAATAGCAAGGGTTTAACATGAACATGTTTTATTCAGCATCACACGAGTGTtaaaattgtaagttttaaaaagtttcataCACTACTAACTTTATCTTATCAcagttaaattaagattataattaatatatgcaAGGAGGGTGAAATAATGTATTTCGTAAAACAAGAAAAAGgtgaaaaaatacttataatttttttttaattttaatgttttatgtaacGAACTTTACtaatattgatttgttttgACGTTCGTTATTGTGACAAGTGATAGGATAaagatgtttaaataaacaatatttcatgaaaacaatttcattAGCTCGTGGTACCTTTTCTGATATTTCGTCTCGTATTGTTTTATGAATGGTATTTCTTTTCCTTCTTCGAAGAAGCTGTTCTATGTCATTGTTTACGATTTcggtaagattttttaaactgaaaattatttaattatttattattaaacgctTCATTTTCACCAGATTTGAcgtttatcgttattatattttttacctcGTTGGTACTGGTATTCGTCCACATGGCAATAGCTTCATTACAATTCTATGTCCAAAAATAGCGCagaataatttttctttgtcGATGTTTCcgttctttataaattttaatttattcgatCTGAATAAAGATgagaaaaatgaaaatttcacGAAGAAAGAGAGAACAGAAAAGAACGCCAGAAAGTACCTGGATCGTTTGAGTTTTTGAGatttaaagcaataaattgCATCCTTAATATGGACCACGGCTTTTTCATCCATAACATATTGTCGCAACCTATCtacctaaaaaataaattagattataTGAATgatgagaaataaaaaattatctacatGAATGTTGGTCGGAACTAATCTATTTGTAAAAGACTCCAAGATGTTTGAGACCGTGTAAGGTACATGCGGATAGACAgtgagataaaaaaatattacatttctaatcattctgataaaattaggaaaaattaataaaaagtttaataccTACCATGAAGTTAGGGAGAGTCTTCCCTCTATTTCTCCAGGTATCAAGACATTGACGCTTTGACGGAATAGCTAGTTCTGCTAGTCTCATTAGACATCTGCTCTTTGTATTTGTAACTGGTTTACGTTTGCCACGCCTATGTTTACTAAAGTAAAAGTAAGTTAATTTTGAACTATGTTGCTATAACAtttcctattttataaaaacaagaaaactcataaaaattaaaaaaacacggCAACAGTTATTTGGTTGGCGTAATTTTGATTTacgtctataataaataaatcgattatattatataggctatatttgtatttaacatACTGCATCTTCTTTACAGAGCCgtttatattgatattaacTGGTGTAAACTGTTGTTGTTTTTTACTACAGTTGGGTTTCTCCTCCCGTAGCTTTGTGCCGCGAAGGACTTCGCTATTCACGCCTGTGTTGGCCCAAAATTCGGTAAAGTCTAAGGAATTTGTTTCGAAACATTctgaaattacaatttaaaagttattggACAAAGTTGTTTATAAGgctttatataaagtatttatcaCGCTTTGGAAAGCgacatagttttatatatcttaatgCTACGCGTTACTCTTGTTCTAGGAGAAATATACTCTATATTTTACAAACCAGAACccattgtatttttatcaattgtaTAAGAGACGTGATCACAcaatttacagaaaatttaaggtctttcttttataatataaatctcgTAGGCTTAGCATTCTAAAAATTACATGTCGAATCGATAACCTCCTTCGGTTAAAAACCACATACATTCCGAAACTTTTGAAAGTaccacttatttttttttagataagtAGTTTAAGTAGAAACAGAACactgttttaatgtaacgCGTAACAACGGCATTTGGCGGgagattacaaaaatattaaatatttgggGAGACGACAGTTGGCTACTGTTTCGACATTGTAAAATAaaggtaaattatattattcaactAATACATTTTTCGTAGTATTAGCagcgttttattaaaaaggttGCGTCgctaatttttaacaaatataaaagtacaaacgtcatttttaattaataatttataaatttattataattgatttttttttaaattttatggcctggtaacgagacctttaagccaattataattgataataatttaacagcgactactgaagatagcATCAGTGCTGTCCAaagcatgatagaggaagataacaGAGTGACCTATCATCAGATACGGGCAACCTAGGCATTGGTACGAgtaaagttcaaaaaatattacacgaacatttaggcgtcaggaagctttgtaccagatggattacTCATAcattaaccgacgaccagaaacaccttcgcatggactggtgtcgccaaatgttagttAAGTTCGATGGCGGTGaatcaaatgctgtatttgacattgtcacaggtgatgaaagctgacaatcagctcagtgggtgtttcctttcgaggatcggccaactaaggtaaagaaaacaagaagtcaaggaaaaaagattATTGCCTCATTTTTTGTCGGAAgggtcatttcgcgacagttctactagaagatggaaggacagttactgcatactggtatgtcaatcgctgtttgcctgttgttttagaaaaaatcgacagcagcgccctcgaagcaggatcttccttcaccacgacaacgcttcagcgcactccgcaaaacggactattgattatttgactatggcagttgtcgagataatgagtcatccgccatacagatctaacctggcgccctgcgactttcatttattcacaataactaaagttaaaaaatcGAGATATTCGCTTTACGAACCCTGAAGATGCGATGAAAGTGTAcaaaaatgccatagaagagacccctaaggaagaatgtgCCCATTGcctttctcagtggttccatcgaatatgatcgatgtgtagagaggaacggagattacgtcgaaaaataataaaagttttgggCAATTTCCTACATTaaccgtttttcattttctaaacattttcagtgttacctaggtatataatatgtgtatTATACACAGGTGCTAACTGCTATGACTTAGGCAAGTGTAGTCTGTGGAggcaataacaaatattaaaatcgttGTTTTgccaacaaaaatataatgacggCAATACAATTGCAAGATATTTCAAAATGTTATTACAGATGTGTAACTAACCCATTTATTTAGGTGCGAtggtttatttaactttatatgttggctttcaaattaatatattggtAACTCGGAAGGTACTACAGTTAATGCTCACTCGCTCCCTTGATTTATACACAATGTAATATACAGTCATTCTCATTTCTCAgtgttttagtaattttaagcTAGAACGGAcgtaattttttcttatatagtataagtttaaaacttacgaatttataaacaatctATGAATTTCGTAGATACAgcattacttaaaaattacaagatCATTGCCCCGTGCATTTGGTGCCGTTACCTGAGAATACAATAACATCTGTAATTGACTAGTGCAGAACAAAAGACCTAAAGATGTGGTCGCATTTAGAACGTGGCAGTTCGCCAGTAGATTGGTGTGAATCTAACTATTCTATTACACCTATGATAGCCGAATTTGTTAATACTGTaagtaacatttaattataatatattaagctACAACACATTTCATTATcttctatttaataattaatttggtaTTATAGGTTTTCTTAAAGAtctcttaataaatttaatgaattatatttttcagataagCAATGTTCTCTTCTTCTTACTTCCCCCAGTGTTAATACACCTATTTCAAGGCTATGCAAAGTTCTTTAATCCTGCAATTAATGTCTTGTGGTTGTTGTTGATGGTGGTTGGGTTAAGTTCTGCCTATTTCCATGCTACCTTAAGTTTAGTTGGTAAGtggttaaatattttgtataactgAAATATGTGAATGTAAACCTAAACTCATAGCAAATCAATTTACTTACAGGACAGCTTCTAGATGAGTTAGCAATACTTTGGGTGTTCATGGCTGCATTTGcaacattttttccaaaaagaTATTTTCCAAGTTTTTTAGGTGGTAATAGgtatgtttattttcaatgtatAATTGAGATTACACTTAGTTgcacattatatttaaagtttactgGCTCTGGCTCATCTTGGGGTAGTTGTGCCTATAAGCTATGAAACCTAATGTTAAcctactaataattattattgctgATCAAGTGTGTAAAATGCTGCAAAATCcgtagtataaatattaaaattaggcTATATATAGTTGGtagaatattgatatttttatatcagcTGTTTTTTTCTTGATGTTTCACATAAATTCATTTCAACTTCGGTCCATAAaccaacaaataatttttaagtaaaacaattgtatatttatttggtgGCTAAGTGATTATTGCATGACTAGGAAACCGTAAGTATGTTTAAACATCTTATCATAATTTCAAGGCTAAAGTGAACAATGAAAATTGTAATACTTGCAATCATTCTTAATCTACCAACTTTAGGATGCAATTTGTTTGATTACAAAAATGTTGAAGATCATCTTATATTCTAAACTCATTATtggaattattttatgtttgataTCAAGTCAcaatttactttacttttacCTACAAAAGAAAATCACATTATTGCCGATTGTGCATAACCTTTCTGTCTACTAAGCCTAAGCCTTTACTTGCAAGTATTAAGTGCACTTCAGCAAAAAATCTATTGTTGCACAGTCGGGATTCGATCATACAACCTGTGTtcataatgttaaatgctaaaattaatattttctttgatattttaaaagtaatacaaagtaataatatatactatagatatttaaaatataagaaaatcattccaaaaataaactaaaaaggaATTGCCTGTGTCAAAGCAGATGTAGATCGGTTTTGTTTTGAGTGACGTCAATACATTTGCTTAGAATTAAAGTTCAAACAAAACAATCCACACAAAAAATGGATTGGaaacaaatagtaaaaaaattcaaattataagtACTCCAAGTGCAAATGTCCTCAGATATCATATTTGTATGTGCCAACAATGTTGTCCTATTTGACCCTCATTAGAATTAGGTAATGGCCTGCAACTGGTGATAAGAAATGCCTATTAATTTGACCTTTAATATTGCGTGTGCAGAATTCGTAATCCGCATTCCCGGTGTCATAGCTACGTCGTATGAATTTCACATggtttattgtaataaattcttatCAATATGTTCGTGCCGATTTCACGGTACTTCATTATAGTTTCGTCTTACGGTTGTTGCATTTTACAGTAATTAATCTTCGAAATGTACTACAcacgttttatataatttagtgaaattattttaaggtacCGAACCTTGATGAGCTTACACCCTCTTGTACGTCATGTATAAATCTATTCGGCTAACACTAAGTTACCGCGTTACCACTAAGTAGGGAATGCAATCACGACCCCGCGAGATGGTGTGCCCTTTTATGAGATCAATCCCGAGGCGTAACATGACGAAATCTCGTTGGATGAACGAGATTAAGTAGATAGTTACTTCAATGAACGAGCGTATCTCTGTGCGTCGAAAAAATGCAACCGCAGCGTGGTTATATGTTAAAATCCGTGTAACTATATGATGACTCAAAGGCGACAAAGTTTTCCAGTTGCCTAACAAATATATCGTAAAGAAGAGAAATATATTCAAAGGATTATATCGTCAGACACACTTTTAAACGCAACTGCTGGTAATTGCTCTGCACTGCTATTAAAACCCTCTTCAAGAGGAATTAGAAGAGACAGAGAGCAGCTAAAAGACCTTCACCTGTTTCTGCGAAATTAGATAGATTGAATGTACTCATTAAAAGAGATGAATCTATATTAGTGGGGTACCTTTTTACAATTTGCTTATACCTAATAGCTTACTCATGCTGGTGCCAACCAGTGTAGAGTCAGATAGGGCATTTATAGCCACTGGGAACAAAGCAGATGATGGCGCTTGTCAGTCAGCACTCTTGCTGCTATGTATAGTATGCTTTTTCTTGAAAGTATTTCAAAATCCAAATTTCCAAAATCACTCCTAAATATCTAGGGTATTCTAACTCTTTattcatgaaatatattacTGCGAAggcttgtaataaaataactaatgaATAAGCttcgtaatttattattaaataataggaataattaatatgaaaaggagttacaaaaaaaatatttgtctttaaaataatgtcatatcttaaataattaagattgtaatTCTTAATCCTACGATATCTCGCCGCCGAGCGCAGCCTACGAGCCGCAGAGGCCTAGTGGTCCAAGGACATACATCCCATATTACTGGAACGCACTGGATTCGAACCAGACAAAACAATCACTGTTTAATGGTGGAAGGGATCTAGATGATTATATTGCCTTTATGTCCCAATTTGCGGTTCTCACTGCCAACAATATGCTGTAGtggaaaaacatttatattatttaggtaTACATGACATACAAACCATTTGTATTTCAGGAGATTGCTAGCTTTATATGCTAGCGTATTCTCCGTGTTATCGACCGGATTTCTCGTGATGCATCCGAAAGCCAATGCCTTCGCTCTGATGACTCTTGCAGTACCAGCACTTGTATTTCTTTGCAAAGAATTGAAAAGGTATGTTTTGCTATTACCTTTATCCATgcattttttatgattatcgtttagttttttattattacaaatttaatataaacattgcCTTATAACATGAATTGCAAATTGGCTACACTGATATTATAACAAGTCTTTatgatttacttttatttaccaGTTTATTATTACCCTTTTATTTTACTTCATAACGCTTTTTAAAGTCATGATTTAGGtacagattatttttaataacattttagtgTCTATAATGTCTAATTGCCAATTGTATCTTCCGTCTACCTATAATTTCCCttaacaatttaaacaataaatcaaatattatttaatgcgAGCACGAAGTAACACGTTACCGCTATCTAATGACAGAATTGTGTTTCCAGAGTAAAATGTGCGCGCGTTTACCGTCTTGGTCTGCGATGCGTTGCTGTAagtcttctggcaatgttCTGCTGGATCATCGACCGAATGTTCTGTGACGCCTGGCTTTATATAAACTTTCCGTACCTGCATGGAGCCTGGCACATTCTGATCTTCATCGCAAGTTATACAGCCTTAGTTCTTTACGcctattttaatgtttctgAGGAGAGGCCGGAGCAGAAGCCGCAATTAAAATACTGGCCAAAAAACGACTTTGAATTAGGAATAccatatataacaataaaacatccGTACAAAAAGGATAATTTAgctatttagtttttttaataaaaattactcaaGTGAGTTTATAGAGTTTATCAGTATATACTATCTGTGATGTATAGTTTTACTAACAGTGATTAAGTgcaatttgtaatttttaagattttcaaagtatttatttcagtTTCGAAATCCATCACAAAAGTATAATCTTTTATTTGGTAGGTATGATGAAATTTGAACGAGTTtgtcattttttattctattatacattttccacacatataaaataatatattttattcaattaccATTGTATGAAGTGTGTTGTTACATAAGTTATCTCTAACAATGCTTACTTAATTAACAAACtactatttcaataattaattttgtaattaagtttgacttatttataatttatgcattaatattaagtgcattaatattatgtataatga contains:
- the LOC123715903 gene encoding uncharacterized protein PFB0765w-like, producing MGSECFETNSLDFTEFWANTGVNSEVLRGTKLREEKPNCSKKQQQFTPVNININGSVKKMHKHRRGKRKPVTNTKSRCLMRLAELAIPSKRQCLDTWRNRGKTLPNFMVDRLRQYVMDEKAVVHIKDAIYCFKSQKLKRSRSNKLKFIKNGNIDKEKLFCAIFGHRIVMKLLPCGRIPVPTSLKNLTEIVNNDIEQLLRRRKRNTIHKTIRDEISEKVTVWIASVLDESDINLMMDDFEDLEEKEGHVWDIIDDLIEAVVENCKSESISYVEEKYPSRTISFHSIVSNISRLSLNKEEKTSFYDDINNITSNTNEYKINMIDVILLDIIDSICRYDNQINGFVQNLLDKIVSEVIAIDKEEINIKDEIKTDGERNTIDMTGSHLPKMIILEQADSVNDFSNDTPESNTSNLENRAQTKNTDAQNDFNNQNYYDIIPKDTSTHDADNDVKNESNNSENKESITIREKIQLIESAENTQTEPIQEDDALNQLTVSETKPHIENELDATESKTSKLENGALTKNTDEQNYFDNQTYYEIVPKDTSTHGADNDIIKESNNSGNQESVTIREKIQLMESPENTQTEQIQEDDALNQLTVSEIKPSIEYGLDTNVSTENIQLELKDSYEWSEDSFKKVKFSDTNIGNEQRSIDGDSKYNKNEASFLHKKLSSSSQRNYFKHINFSPPNTHLLYNVDETWPEEFYPLTTKLSATVSKSVISLGFINEADEKSIPSPITLREREQNVEKQFVADISNLCEEILKDSNDLQKTFLLNICDTNTAIESKYQASYQTSQGSGSICLNIKRSHEKGDNGDGKELPINYVGKSQNTRKLTVKVLSCINIASEIEVSSDKGLTKEKQIQTDSEKIRLNPKYKPIRQHEVRLMCKGLYNVVINMEKWLNWIICVANIVSAKLQQNDTNSIKTQKDKEWLHLKKSVDSDRKVWHHLYKRLSIGINSYKNNFKENNAKIKSVQPKSCICRGF
- the LOC123715905 gene encoding alkaline ceramidase, which codes for MWSHLERGSSPVDWCESNYSITPMIAEFVNTISNVLFFLLPPVLIHLFQGYAKFFNPAINVLWLLLMVVGLSSAYFHATLSLVGQLLDELAILWVFMAAFATFFPKRYFPSFLGGNRRLLALYASVFSVLSTGFLVMHPKANAFALMTLAVPALVFLCKELKRVKCARVYRLGLRCVAVSLLAMFCWIIDRMFCDAWLYINFPYLHGAWHILIFIASYTALVLYAYFNVSEERPEQKPQLKYWPKNDFELGIPYITIKHPYKKDNLAI